CCCAATAGGGCTAGAACAAAGGTGTGTGATCTGGGAAGTGTTAAGACAACTCGGCATAAACAAGACGCAAATTAGATTCAAATCACAATAAATCTAATTAACTTTGTGCTTGTTTACATAGACTTACCCTATTAATCTACTTATCTGTGGTTTAATGCGGGTTATGAGTGAATTAATATGAAGGTGAAGTGTCAGCTGCTAATATATAAAGCTTCTCTATTTCCACCTTTAATTTAACGCCCACATCTCAACTCTTCCCATCGCAGCAAACTCCCAACCACCCGCAAAAGCAACCCACCTTTAAACGCTGATCAGCATCGCTTACTTACAACTATCATCTCAAACTCGCCAATTATCTCATCCAAGGCAGCATCACCTGGGCTTGGCCAAGCTTTTGTAACTTTGATCAAGTGGAAGAGAGTTTGGATCAGAAATCAACGGTCTCTGGTTATATCCAATACGTTTACTATATTAAAACTATCACTTTGAAATTTTTATCTGAAGCTCTTGACGGCTGCCTTTTCCAAAAAAACCTACAATCTATCGTCTTATCATCGCAATGGCCTCTGCAAACTACTGGGGGCCTGACGAGATCAAGTGTCTGACCAAGGCTCTGAGAAACACCCTAACGCTTCTGGAGAAAGACTGCCCTGGAAGAGTATGGGATATTAGGGGATGCCAACGCCATTTATTCAGCATTGAAGAAACGGCGTTTGAATATATACAGGACGAAAACGGAGGATGGCACTTACTCCCCGAACATGGTGACTTGTTAAATCAGGCTGATGCTGACCTTGCACGTTTTAGAGTGACCTTGGAGATGgaacagaaaaaaaaaacgaggGAACAGTAATTCCGTGATACGTCCTTAATATTGAAGAGCAACGCTTACTCTTTGCCGAGACGACGGGGAATGGGATGATGGGAGCCATGGTAGGATTGATGAGGAAGTTGATTTAGCGAAGGTGATAGCCTAGGTAGTCCTAGATCGTTAAAATAGTATGGGATACAAGCCTCTTGATGATATCTCAAGTTCTCGCTCAAGTCTTGCATATCATAACCACCATGATGCCCTTACGCAGAGTGACTACCCCAGTAATCGAATATTGTGGTGCTTCGAATGGCAACCCACAGTTGTTACAGGTGATACTCGGGATGAGACAATTTGTCAACGAGAGTAGGTTTaatattgcttgctttttccaACCTTCCTTACAAAGGACCTTTCTTTCTAACGGAAATATGGTTTAATATTTAATGCTTTTGTTAAACCTTTCTTCCTTTAGCTTTCCCTTCTAATATTAGAAAAATCCCTTAAATTAGTCTATAAAAGAAGGctattttcctcttctttctaTTAGTTAGGCAGATAGTTAGTTAAGTAGTTTAATTTAATTAGTTATTTCCTttaacgtgggtgcatagcgagccggCCAGCATAGCGAGCCGCCCACTCGCACTTACACCTAAAAGGTCCTTTTTATATCCCTGTAAAAAACGCTAATTATACCTAATAATAGCTGCTTTCTTAATATAAGATATTTAACTACTAATTTAGCCTAATTATAGAATTTCTAGTGTCTAGGTTAACTAGTTCTTAAGATATTTAGAAAAAACCTAAAACTACAAAGTATAAATAAGAAATTTTAGACTTCTTAATAACTTGCTACCCTATATACTAGAAAATCTAGATTTAGGTTTATTTAGTAGTTAAATACCTTATATTAAAtttatagctatttttagctataAATGCGATTTTTTGCAGGGATATCTAAAAGTGTATTTTGTATAGGAATTCTAAGTGGCCGGCTCGCTATGCTGGccggctcgctatgcacccacgttaaTCTCTTAATTCTATAGCTATTTCTTATAATAATTATAAGTGTTatggtctagcccgattgggccaACGCGGGTGCTAGCCGCAGCCATCTGGGAGGAACGCTCCCAGTCCCCTTTGACCAGTAAGGCAAAAGGGTACGAATTGAACTAGTCCCTCGTGACTGttcaatctagcactatacaggctcTCCTGGTTGCGCGCACACTGAAGACTAGactgggcttaagcccagacctttacatAAGCCTAGTTTATAGCTAAATTCCACTATAAATTTAGAACTATTATAACTATCTTTAAAGTCTTCCTCTAAAGAAAGGCACCTATTTCTATTATAGAAAATATTATTCTTTCTATATTTAGAGTTACCCTTAAGAGACCAAATAACTAGAAGCCTTAGATTTAGAAAGTTAAAAAATTAGCTACTAACTAAGAAATTTAGAAATACCTTAACCTAAAGGTTTCTTTTAAATCTAACCTTATCTGCCTAAAGAAACCTAAAGTCTCTAATATCTAAGAATCTACTATAGAGCCTTCTAATTTAACTATAGAGAAAACTTAGAACCTAAAGTATTAGTTTAAAAGATATTATAATTAAATAAGAATCTTTAAGAAAAGGTAAGTAGTAATATTAGATATCTAAAGATATATCCTAAGAATTATAAGAGAATTCTAGGAAATTATAGCTTTTAAAACTAATATTCTAAAATAGCTAATTCTTTTATAATTCTATCTTTAGGTATCTTCTTAGGTTAGAAAAAGGGAAATCCTAACCTAATATTAGTTAATTCTAAGGTTTCCTAATTATACTAAAATAGAGACTTAGATTTTAAGCTAGTAAAAAGTTATTAAGAAAGCTTATTAAATTAGACTGCCTAATACCTAGGAAATTTGCCTAACTATAGATTCTCCAATAGTTATTACTCTAATTAGCTCTACCTTTTAAAATACTAGAATAATAAAATCTAGTTAAAAAGTTAGAGCtagaaatagctatattagctATACTTAGCTTCTAAAAACCTACTTTAAATTAGGCTATATTTTTGCATTACATGGAAATTAAACTTAGAACCTTAAGaaattactattaatagtaactGCCTATAAGtacaaaaatacaaaaatacaatacaatgtattttgtatttttttAAAAAtctatgtattgtattgtattttgtattgtattgtattttgtattgtattgtattttgtattgtattgtattttgtattgtattgtattttgtattgtattgtattttgtattgtattgtattttgtatttcaatacaatacaatacaaatacaatacaaaaatacattttgtattgtatttttcggcaatgctctggtGGCCAGGACGGAAATGTGTTATCCAGAATAGTATTAGGATAACTCGGCATGAACAAGAGGCAAAATTGATATAATCGCAACTAATACAATTAGTTTTATGACTATTTATATAAGTCTTACTCTCTTAACACGTTTTACCTGTGTTGCCTTGCTCTTTCTGTGTGAATTAATAGTAAAGAGTAGTGTTAGCCACGAGTATATAAACCTTCTCTATTTCCACGTCTCGTCATATTAACACCCACACCTTACCTTTTCTCAACCGCAGCCAACTTTCAACCGCTCGCGAAAACAAACGTCAGAAAAAAAGCGGATCTACATTAATTGTCTACAGCTATCATCTAAAGCTCGCTATTTGTCTCATCTAAAGCATTATCCCCTAGACTTGGTTACCATTTTGCGACTCTGACGCAGCGCATGCGGGATTTTAAATCTAAAGGTAAAGAAGACCCCAGGTGAGTGTAACTTTGCTAGTCTCTAGTTTATCTCTAATTAGTTATAAATACTAAAGCTACATTTTAGGGCCCTAACACGAGACTTTACACGGATTCCTGTCGATTAACGCCACACAATCTATTATCCTGCTATCACTATGCCAGAATTACTGCCTCCCTTCAGACGAGAGGAAGCTCAGTTGCTGTTCACTCAGCATCAAGTTATCTCTGAAAAACTACGTCAGAAATTGCGTCAGAACAAAGGTATTAAATCCGTCGAGAAAAAACTCAAAGATGATATCTCTCGCGGCGTGGAGTATGGAGCAGGTTTTCTGGATGTATTGTATGTACCTAGAAACGATACACGGCAAATGTGGACGATGATCTCGGACAAGAGATCTTTCATACGTGACGCTAAGAAATATAGAGACGATATGATAACAAAATGGAAGATTAAAATATAAGGGGGTAAAGGTGATTCCGTAATCCGCCATGGATATTTAAACGTTCGGGGTACGGAACTATTCCTACCCTTGTTTCGACGGATGTCTGTCGTTATAGGACTGACGGACAAAAACCGCGATAACTATACTGTGTCATGTAGTCCTATATATTTATAATATTATTAGCTACTAGTTTGTTGATAATATCTCAAGTTCCCACTGCACCATAAACGCTCCTAAACTGTGATACTTTGCGTAGAGTTGATTTCCATGGCATTGGGTAGTGTTGCTGCTTCACACAGCAACTCATAACTACGGACATACTGGCTATGGATAGGGTTATTGATCTAACTTTGTTTAGTCTGGCGGTCGAATGGTAAGTTACACGGCAACAGATATCGAACTCAAGCCGCTCCGCCGTACACGACACGTCGCGTAGTAAGCTGACCAAGTCGACAAAATTCTAAGCGATACGTACCTGTTAGAAGACATTTTCGGCTTTGAAGTGTTTTGCACCAAATGTGTTTCTTATTATGCAAAGTTGAACAGCATTTTAATTCTCATATCATGATAACTCTACGGCGATACACGCGTCCCCATGGGCAGTGGTCAGGCCATGTGAGAATCATACGAAACATTACGTTGCCACCGAATTGAGCTGCTTTATAGCACATCATACATCTGTTGTGGACAGAATTATGCTAGAAACGTAGGGTTATCTGGCATAAAGCTGATGCAGGGTTTGCATcaggtggtggtgggcggTCATCCTGTTCGGGCTTTGCCGAATGATATATGCTTATTATTtgtagttttttttttcagaaaatttgcttctttgcttACAGAGTAGTATTTACTACGAGAATTCGCCAACCTAGATTGCCGCCCGCTGGTCCACTCGGGCTCCTCCAAGATTACGATGTTGAAATGATCAACCAAGTACACTGATAATCTCTCTTAGCGCTCCAAACAGCTGATTATCGTGGTATCGCCTCGCCACAATTTGCAAAGTAATCGGAGCTCCCTCAAAATCCCCTTGTCTCCACATCTTCCTCACATGCTCATCCTGCTCACTCAACGGGGCGCTCGAAGCGTCGTACTGCTCGACCCCCGTACCACCTGCCTTGATATGTGTAGGCACCACAACACCAGGATAGTCAACATAGTTCCAGAAGGCAGTATAATTCCAGTATAATGCCGTGTCGTGTTCACAGGCCGGTCCCACAAACACAGGACAGATCACGAAATCCACGTCTTGTGTCTCCCAATGTTCTGCGAATGCAGAGCGGAATTCGTCACGTGTGAGTCGTTGTTGGAGTACCCCAGCAGACGTCACATCCGGGCCTTCTGCATCTTTGATGATCCATTGGGTCAGGGGTAACATCGGCTCGCCTGTTGCGTCGAGGTGTGCTTTGACCAGTTTGCCGCCATCAGGCCAGTATGCCAGACGAATGTTCTTCATAGCCTGGCTAGCACCGTATGGCTCAAATCGTTTTACGGTGAAGACTTCTGAGCAGCCTAGCTTCTCAAATGCCCATTTCAAGGCTCTGGTAACTGGTGGTTGAGGTACGATAACTCCGTCGTTCATCATGAATCCTATCTTCAGTGGTTTTGTGGTTGCAGTGTTTAACCCAGACCAGGGAATTGGGATCAATCTCGTGTCTGTCAGGTACGGTCTTGACGCCAACACAGCTGACATGAAGAGGTCCATATCTCTCATCGAGGTGCACATTGGCCCCGTTGAGACCAATATATTCAATTCTGCTCCGAATCCACCCGCGATAAAGTCCTTCATCGGCAGCGTATACGATGTCGGCTTGAAGCCATAAATTCCACAGAAACCAGCTGGACCTCGAATGCTTCCGCCAATATCGGTACCGACTCCCAAGACTGATCCCCGCATGGCAATGAGTGCTGCCTCGCCACCTGTTGAACCGCCAGCGGAGAGTCCGATGTTATGCGGGTTCAACACGCGGCCAAAGATGGAGGAATGGCTCTCCAGGTGCATAATTGCTTGAGGTTGGTTCGTCTTGCAGTAGAACACTGCTCCTGCAGCTCGCAAAATGGCCATCATTTGACAATCTCGAGCATCTTTGGTCCTCGTATCAAGATATCCAACTCCGGACCAATGCCCAGCTAGCGGCATGTGCTCTTTAATGCTAATGGGAACTCCGTGAAGAGGACCGACCGTCTTGCCAGTGCGCTTGAAGTGATCATCCAGTTGCTGTGCAGCTTGCAAGGCCTCATCCATGAACCACTCTGTTAGGCATGATGTCACTTGGTGGGCGATGATGGCTCGCTTGGCAAATGCCTTGGTGACCTCGGTCGCAGTGAGCTTTCCAGAAGCGATGGCTTCAGCTagaccaacagcatcataGTCTTCCGTAAGGGCGATTTCCTCTGGCGTTAGCAGACCGCACTCACGAGGAACGTTGGTGACATTCTTAGGTGGGTTGTTGATAAGCTGTGCTGGAAGTCGAAGATCTTGAGGGACTGCCTTTGCAAAGTCCGCGAGAATTGACTCTCTTGTCGCTTCAAATTCTGCCGGACCTTGTAATCTACCGGCTGGCTGAACTACTGGGAGCAGTTTGGTGGTCATTCTGGGAGCTCAACACAATAATGGCTGTAGATAGCAAACAGGGGCGTCACGCTTTCGATGCCGCTGGCTCCTGCACAAGTGCTTTCGGACATAGCACTCCAATACTTGACATTCCCGTACCTTATAAGCATTGGAGTCCGGGGAGCGTGAATGAGGAGGCGGGGCGGAGTTGCCACAGAGTTCCTGTCATGCGAAGTGCCAAGATATCGACTGATTGCCAACGCGGACCGAGAGGTGGCTGTTCAACTATCAATCAGTTAGCTTAACCGCGGTGATATGATACCTGAACATGGCTTGCTGGGTAGAGTTGGGTATCTCTCTACGACTAAGACAAGGTGTCGATACCTGAACGCGAGACTGTCTCAAGTAGATGCCGGGGACAACACCGGCGGCAACACAGCCGAGGCGGGGAATCCTTGTTATCAAGCTCTCTGTAACCgcgtcatcaacaactctTATTTGCTACCGAGGAGTGAGCAGCAATTGTTGCGGGGCCTCAAGGTGTTCGGCAAGTTTTAGGTCCAGCCacattgttgatgattggCGAGCTGTTGCAACCACATTGATAGCTCTTGGTTGACTCTGGTCCGTGTG
The genomic region above belongs to Pochonia chlamydosporia 170 chromosome 2, whole genome shotgun sequence and contains:
- a CDS encoding acetamidase (similar to Pyrenophora tritici-repentis Pt-1C-BFP XP_001941172.1); this encodes MTTKLLPVVQPAGRLQGPAEFEATRESILADFAKAVPQDLRLPAQLINNPPKNVTNVPRECGLLTPEEIALTEDYDAVGLAEAIASGKLTATEVTKAFAKRAIIAHQVTSCLTEWFMDEALQAAQQLDDHFKRTGKTVGPLHGVPISIKEHMPLAGHWSGVGYLDTRTKDARDCQMMAILRAAGAVFYCKTNQPQAIMHLESHSSIFGRVLNPHNIGLSAGGSTGGEAALIAMRGSVLGVGTDIGGSIRGPAGFCGIYGFKPTSYTLPMKDFIAGGFGAELNILVSTGPMCTSMRDMDLFMSAVLASRPYLTDTRLIPIPWSGLNTATTKPLKIGFMMNDGVIVPQPPVTRALKWAFEKLGCSEVFTVKRFEPYGASQAMKNIRLAYWPDGGKLVKAHLDATGEPMLPLTQWIIKDAEGPDVTSAGVLQQRLTRDEFRSAFAEHWETQDVDFVICPVFVGPACEHDTALYWNYTAFWNYVDYPGVVVPTHIKAGGTGVEQYDASSAPLSEQDEHVRKMWRQGDFEGAPITLQIVARRYHDNQLFGALREIISVLG